The proteins below come from a single Miscanthus floridulus cultivar M001 chromosome 1, ASM1932011v1, whole genome shotgun sequence genomic window:
- the LOC136479937 gene encoding protein FLX-like 1, producing MAARRGPHVIKLHDPNPPLLGRAPGPAAAAVPAPSRDEAILAQHPLAAPSSASATHPAFALIEERLVARDQDIQELLVDNQRFAATHVALQQQLIAAQHELRAVSVAATRARAEREGEVRALADQAAHIEAEARAVAAARAEVDQVHADVQVLAAVRTDLVNRLQGLREKLAHKKAEASKTDSVRAQIETMRREIQKGSSAVDFEKKAHSDNLEQSKAMEKNMIAVASEIERLRGELANAEKGVTAVNPAAAVGHSGYAAAYGNSEPTYTGMYGNPDATYTAQAYPDAYSTNQAHMHTGANSHYMSQPVSYGQYESQHTNVQR from the exons ATGGCCGCCCGGCGCGGGCCCCACGTCATCAAGCTTCACGATCCCAATCCGCCACTCCTCGGCCGGGCGCCAGGTCCCGCGGCGGCCGCCGTCCCCGCGCCCTCGCGAGACGAGGCCATCCTCGCGCAGCACCCGCTCGCCGCCCCTTCGAGCGCCTCCGCCACGCACCCCGCCTTTGCACTCATCGAGGAGCGCCTCGTCGCCCGGGACCAGGACATCCAGGAGCTCCTCGTCGACAACCAGCGGTTCGCTGCCACCCACGTCGCGCTCCAGCAGCAGCTCATCGCGGCGCAGCACGAGCTCCGGGCGGTCTCCGTCGCCGCCACCAGGGCGCGCGCCGAGCGGGAGGGCGAGGTGCGCGCCCTCGCCGACCAGGCGGCGCACATCGAGGCCGAGGCGcgggccgtcgccgccgcgcgcgCGGAGGTCGACCAGGTCCACGCCGACGTCCAGGTGCTCGCCGCGGTGCGCACCGACCTCGTCAACCGGCTCCAGGGCCTACGGGAGAAGCTCGCGCACAAGAAGGCTGAGGCGAGTAAGACTGATTCCGTCCGTGCCCAGATTGAAACCATGCGCCGGGAGATCCAGAAGGGCAG CTCTGCGGTTGATTTCGAAAAGAAGGCACACTCTGATAACCTCGAACAAAGTAAAGCAATGGAGAAAAATATGATTGCTGTGGCTAGTGAGATTGAGAGGCTTCGAGGAGAGCTTGCAAATGCTGAAAAAGGGGTCACCGCTGTCAACCCAGCAGCAGCTGTTGGTCACTCTG GGTATGCTGCGGCTTATGGCAATTCTGAGCCAACATATACTGGAATGTATGGCAATCCTGATGCGACATATACTGCACAGGCTTATCCTGATGCTTATAGCACTAATCAG GCACACATGCACACCGGCGCCAATTCTCATTACATGAGTCAACCTGTTTCCTATGGACAATACGAGAGCCAGCACACCAATGTTCAAAGATGA